CCTTGGAAAACCGATACGTGTGGCCCCAGAAGGAAGCCGTAACGTCAATGGGGTACACCCCAAGTTCCCCGCGCAAACCGATTCCTAGATACACCAAGGCATGATATTTGCCACCGTTTTGGGTGATTGCCGGTCGCACTTCACGCCCATTCCACGCAACCACCACATCGTCCAGGGGATACCATGAGGTCACATTGACAAGCAGCGGCTTGCCCACCCCAATGGTATCCGGTGATTCAATCTCGACCATCCCGGCAGCACCAACAAGGACGGGACACAGGAGGCACACAACAACAATCGTCAGGCATAGCCCGCGTGAAAAGACGGAAATATTTTTCATGAAGTCCAAACTTTAGTTCAGTAATTTATCGGCGCTGTTGTCAAAAAGCGGTTGGGGATCAACCAATTCACCGAGCACGGAAAGAGAAAAGTGCAGATGCGGTCCTGTAGCACGTCCGGACATACCGGACAGCCCGATTGCCTGACCGCGCTGAACGGTATCACCCTCTTTGACAATGGGCTTAGACAGGTGAAAATACATGCTCACAACACCGTTACCGTGGTCGATATACACAGAGTTGCCCGCGTAATAATGATCGCCCACCAGAACGACCAGGCCGTCGGCCACGGACTTCACCGGGTTGCCCATGGGAGAACGCATGTCCTGCCCTCGATGCGGGTTCTTGGGTGTGCCGTTGAGAATTCGTTGCAGACCGTAGGTGCTGGAAATTTCTCCATCAACAGGGCGTTGCAACGGCAACTTCCAGAGCCGCTTGGGCGTCACCGTATTCTTGGCCGCCGAGGTCTGCTCACGCTCCTTGGAAATCCGATCATATACGTCCTGAGGCGGCGTCACCATGGAAGGCGGCAAGGTCAATTCCTGTTTGGGATATTCCTTGCTCGTAACCTGAACCGAACGGCGCAAGGTGTTTTCCTTGCCGTCTACCGAAGCAATGACAGACAGATCCTGTTTGCCTGCCTTTGTATCCAGCACATCAGAACCGAGCATGACCAGCGCGACATG
The genomic region above belongs to uncultured Pseudodesulfovibrio sp. and contains:
- a CDS encoding M23 family metallopeptidase — translated: MKRIFLLLFLVVSMTLPLVPVSVTAQDFGLEEGDGVFVLPKDAGAAEKATPVNSGSALVLAAPARIGVGQPFLVRLTSDQPLDSVSVYWLGKEVEPSISVWNNRHVALVMLGSDVLDTKAGKQDLSVIASVDGKENTLRRSVQVTSKEYPKQELTLPPSMVTPPQDVYDRISKEREQTSAAKNTVTPKRLWKLPLQRPVDGEISSTYGLQRILNGTPKNPHRGQDMRSPMGNPVKSVADGLVVLVGDHYYAGNSVYIDHGNGVVSMYFHLSKPIVKEGDTVQRGQAIGLSGMSGRATGPHLHFSLSVLGELVDPQPLFDNSADKLLN